A single region of the Fibrobacter sp. genome encodes:
- a CDS encoding SMC family ATPase, which yields MRPLKLVVTGFGPYAERTEIDFEKLGTHGLYLISGDTGAGKTTIFDAITYALFGKASGDNRDDAKLFRCTNAKPETPTGVELTFAYDGKEYRICRNPEYERPKARGEGMTKAAASVTFFYPDESGKVTAASRSVSKEKDVTDAVKSVMGGLDKDQFSQIAMIAQGDFMKILLEDTKNRRETFRKIFKTENFEKLQKKLSDEASAFGKTCEALVQTGCTYVSGIQCAEASAYREEVLEKLGLAKNRQIADWEEICELLRNLLAEDEIVVKVSEAELEKLKERISEQDKLVGKAGEVEKARANLKAAQEKLPAKNAELQEKLAAKKVQEDKKPECEKLLAQITTITNSLPQYDGLEQKRTELKLKEAKLQQDQKNFDSGRALIDNQAAEIQQMKIELEGLSDAGDNKVKLVKAEIEKLDQRQADIRAVGTQVKNYNAEVESLKLAQEEYLKADKQYATLRSDYDKKDHAFRNEQAGILAESLEEGCECPVCGSTHHPHKACKSEEAPTQAELEELKKLSDEAEALRNHKNVLAAQQNVKCEGLKRNLQEELNKLFGECAIEDAKVRGNEEFQKNRDELNRLSAECEAESRKANRKQELENKETGIPAKETALEKMRASNEELGRNNAAAEKEIEGLKNAIADLLKGLAFESKAAASDEIRKLQKALDGLNEALQKATDAFNNCDKDLQGLKAQIDAFNKSLEGAPEYDMDALNQSLGALKGQQAQKMDTWKLASGRFKQNKETLEKIQATAADLGTASKKRQWLKNLSDTANGALTGRDKLMLETYVQTSYFDRIIRHANRRFHLLSNGQYELIRRRDASNNKVQTGLDLNVIDHASGKPREVKTLSGGESFLASLSLALGLADEVQSSAGGIQLDTMFIDEGFGSLDDESLKSAINVLQNLAGDHRLVGIISHVNELENRIEKNVRVTKDANKISRVNIEV from the coding sequence CGAAATTGATTTTGAAAAATTGGGAACCCATGGTCTCTATTTGATTAGCGGCGATACCGGTGCTGGCAAGACCACCATTTTCGACGCCATAACCTACGCCCTTTTTGGAAAGGCCAGCGGAGACAATCGCGACGATGCCAAGCTTTTCCGTTGCACCAATGCAAAGCCGGAAACCCCCACGGGCGTGGAGCTGACCTTTGCCTACGATGGCAAGGAATACCGCATTTGCAGAAATCCTGAGTATGAACGCCCGAAGGCCCGTGGCGAGGGCATGACGAAGGCGGCCGCATCTGTAACCTTCTTTTATCCCGACGAAAGCGGGAAGGTCACCGCGGCTAGCCGCAGTGTATCCAAGGAAAAGGATGTCACTGATGCGGTAAAGTCGGTGATGGGTGGCTTGGACAAGGATCAGTTCTCCCAGATTGCCATGATTGCCCAGGGTGACTTCATGAAGATTCTTCTGGAAGATACGAAGAATCGTCGTGAGACATTCCGCAAGATCTTCAAGACCGAGAATTTTGAAAAGCTGCAGAAAAAGCTGAGTGATGAGGCGAGTGCCTTTGGAAAGACCTGCGAAGCCCTAGTGCAGACAGGTTGCACCTATGTTTCTGGAATCCAGTGTGCAGAGGCGTCGGCCTATAGGGAAGAGGTTTTAGAAAAACTTGGCCTGGCAAAGAATCGCCAGATTGCAGATTGGGAAGAAATCTGTGAACTGTTGAGGAACTTGCTGGCTGAAGACGAAATCGTGGTAAAGGTATCCGAAGCGGAACTGGAAAAACTCAAGGAAAGGATTTCTGAACAGGACAAGTTGGTTGGCAAGGCTGGCGAAGTTGAAAAGGCCCGCGCCAATTTAAAGGCTGCGCAGGAAAAACTTCCTGCAAAGAATGCTGAACTTCAGGAAAAACTTGCAGCGAAAAAAGTTCAGGAAGATAAAAAGCCTGAATGTGAAAAGTTGCTGGCCCAGATCACGACGATTACGAATTCCTTGCCTCAGTATGATGGTCTTGAACAGAAGCGTACAGAATTGAAATTGAAGGAAGCCAAGCTGCAGCAAGATCAGAAAAATTTTGATAGTGGCCGCGCGCTTATCGATAATCAGGCTGCAGAAATTCAGCAGATGAAGATTGAGTTGGAGGGCCTTTCTGACGCCGGTGATAACAAGGTAAAGCTGGTTAAGGCGGAAATTGAAAAACTGGATCAGCGTCAGGCTGATATCAGGGCTGTCGGCACCCAGGTGAAGAATTATAACGCCGAAGTTGAAAGCTTGAAACTTGCGCAAGAAGAATACCTTAAGGCAGACAAGCAGTATGCAACCCTGCGCTCGGATTATGATAAGAAGGATCACGCTTTCCGAAATGAGCAGGCAGGTATTCTTGCAGAGTCCCTAGAAGAGGGCTGCGAATGTCCTGTGTGCGGATCAACTCATCATCCCCATAAGGCTTGTAAATCTGAGGAAGCTCCTACTCAGGCAGAGCTTGAAGAACTAAAGAAATTATCTGACGAGGCGGAGGCCCTACGCAACCATAAGAACGTACTTGCTGCACAGCAGAACGTAAAGTGCGAAGGCTTAAAGAGAAATCTTCAGGAAGAGTTGAATAAGCTCTTTGGGGAATGTGCCATCGAGGATGCAAAGGTTCGCGGCAATGAAGAATTCCAGAAGAATCGCGATGAACTGAATCGCCTGTCGGCGGAATGCGAGGCTGAATCAAGGAAGGCTAATCGCAAGCAGGAACTGGAAAATAAGGAAACTGGAATTCCTGCCAAGGAAACAGCTCTTGAAAAAATGCGAGCATCCAATGAAGAATTGGGTCGTAACAATGCTGCAGCAGAAAAGGAAATCGAAGGCCTTAAAAATGCCATCGCAGATTTGCTCAAGGGCCTTGCCTTTGAAAGCAAGGCTGCTGCGTCGGATGAAATCAGGAAATTGCAGAAGGCGCTGGATGGCCTCAACGAGGCTCTGCAAAAAGCGACGGACGCATTCAATAATTGCGATAAGGATCTTCAGGGTTTGAAGGCTCAGATTGATGCATTCAACAAGTCCCTGGAAGGTGCGCCTGAATATGATATGGATGCTTTGAACCAGTCACTTGGAGCACTGAAGGGTCAACAGGCCCAAAAGATGGATACATGGAAACTAGCGTCCGGCCGATTCAAGCAGAACAAGGAAACTCTGGAGAAGATCCAGGCCACGGCGGCAGATTTGGGTACTGCAAGTAAAAAGCGTCAGTGGCTGAAGAACCTTTCCGATACAGCGAACGGCGCCTTGACCGGCCGTGACAAGCTGATGCTGGAAACCTACGTGCAGACTTCCTACTTTGACCGTATTATCCGCCACGCTAACAGGCGTTTCCATCTGCTTTCCAACGGCCAGTACGAATTGATCCGCCGTAGGGATGCATCTAATAACAAGGTCCAGACTGGCTTGGACTTGAACGTCATTGACCATGCCAGCGGTAAGCCGCGTGAGGTGAAGACGTTGAGCGGTGGCGAAAGTTTCCTGGCGTCTCTGTCCCTTGCCTTGGGCCTTGCCGACGAAGTGCAGAGTTCTGCCGGCGGCATCCAGCTGGACACCATGTTCATCGACGAAGGTTTTGGTTCCCTGGATGATGAAAGCCTGAAGTCCGCTATCAACGTTCTGCAGAATCTTGCCGGTGACCATCGCCTTGTTGGCATCATTAGCCACGTGAACGAACTTGAAAACAGGATTGAAAAAAATGTTCGCGTCACCAAGGACGCGAACAAGATCAGTCGAGTGAATATCGAGGTGTAG